CGTGCCCGCCCTCGGCTGGCCGATGCTGGCCCTCGTCGTGGCCGCCCAGGCGCTGCGCTGGTGGTGCATCCGCGCGCTCGGCCCGCGCTGGAACACCCAGGTGATCGTGGTGCCCGGCCTGCCCCTGGTCAGGAGCGGCCCCTACCGCTTCGCCTGGCTGCCGCACCCCAACTACGTCGCCGTCGCCGTCGAAGGCGCCGCGCTCCCCCTCGTGCACACCGCCTGGATCACCGCGCTGACCTTCACCCTCCTCAACGCCGCGCTGATGGTCGTGCGGATCCGCTGCGAGAACCAGGCCCTGGCCACCCTCGCCGGCCGGCCACGGCCGGCCACGCCGTGATCGACATCATCGTCGCGGGCGGCGGGCCCGCAGGCCTGGCGACCGCCATCCACGCCGCGCTGGCCGGCATGGACGTCGTCGTCGTCGAACCCCGCACCGCCCCCGTCGACAAGGCCTGCGGCGAGGGCCTCATGCCCGGCGGCGTCGCCGCCCTCCAGGCGATCGGCGTACGCGTCGACGGCCACCCCCTGCACGGCATCGACTACGTCGACGCGGCCACTCGCGCCCGGGCCGCCTTCGGCCACGCCCCTGGACGCGGCGTGCGGCGCACCGCCCTGCACGCCGCCCTGTCCGCGCGCGCCGCCGATCTCGGCATCCCCACCATCACCGGCAAGATCACCCACCTCCGCCAGGACGAGCACGGCGTCGAGGCCGCGGGACTGCGCGCCCGATGGCTGGTCGCCGCCGACGGCCTGCACTCCCCGCTGCGCGCCTGGCTGAACCTGGGCCGGCCCGACCGCCGCCCGCCCCGCTACGGCCTGCGCAGGCACTACCGCCTCGCCCCCTGGTCCGACTACGTCGAAGTCCACTGGTCACCGGCCGGCGAGGCCTACGTCACCCCGGTGGCCGACGACCTCGTGGGCGTGGCCATCCTGACCTCCCGGCGCCGCGGGTTCGACGAGCACCTGACCGCCTTCCCCACGCTCCTGCCCAGACTCGCCGGACCGGCCGCCACCTCTGTGCGCGGCGCGGGACCTCTCCGCCAGCGTGTGCGCAGCCGCCTCGCAGGGCGGGTCCTGCTCGTCGGCGACGCGGCCGGATACACCGACGCCCTCACCGGCGAAGGTCTGTGCCTGGCCACCCTGTCGGCCCGCGCGCTCGTCGGCTGCCTGGCCGCCGGCCGTCCCCAGGACTACGAACGCGCCTGGCGCCGCCTGTCGCGCACCCACCGCCTGCTCACAGGCGCCCTGCTGAGCGCCGCCCACCGGCCCCGCGCCGCCCGGCTCGTCGTCCCTGCCGCCGCCCGTCTGCCCGCCCTGTTCACCGCCGTCGTGCGCGCACTGGCCTGAACCCGTCCGTGCGTGGCGGAGAGGATGGGATTCGAACCCATGAGGGCCGTCACCGGCCCCGCGACCCTTAGCAGGGGTGCCCGTTCGCCCACTCCGGCACCTCTCCACGATCGTGCGTACCGCTCCAGGGAGTCGAACCCTGACTGTCCGCGACCTGAGTGCGGCGCCTCCTGCCAGTTGGGCTAGAGCGGCCTTGCTGAAGTGCCCGTCGCGGCGCCCGCTCGACAGCGGGCCGGCCCACGGGCCCTGCCGATGCCGCCGTGTGGCCGGCGAGCGCTGGCAGCCATCGGGCGGCACGGAAAGCGGCGCCCGGGAACAAAAAGAGCCGCCCGGACCAGGTCCGCGGCGGCCACAGGGAGAATCCCGCGAGGGACTACCCGGCGGCCTGCCAGGACAGCAGGACCGGCGAACTGCTCTGGAGACTCACCGCTGCCCCTTTCCCGTTCCAGGCTCTTTCCGACACCACCAACGCTAACCCCCGCCCATCCGGCGCCGCCACCCATTTAATTCCGGCCAGTGCCGAACGCCCGCGACCCGCCGCCCCGCTGTGCGCCCTGCACAGCCGCCGCCCTCGCCCACCACGTACGGTGCCCCCATGACTTATCGCGTCGCCATGGACATCGGCGGCACCTTCACCGACGTGGTCTGCTACGACGAGCAGAGCGGTGCCGTCGTCGCCTCGAAGGCGCCGACCACCCCCGCAGACCTCGCCGAAGGCGTCTTCGCCGCCCTCGGCCGCGTCGTGGCCGACCCCGCGCGCATCTCCTTCTTCGTGCACGGCACCACGCAGGGCCTCAACGCCCTCCTCGAACGCAAGGGCGCCCGCGTCCTGCTGCTCACCAGCACCGGCGCCCGCGACGTCTACCAGATCGCCCGCGGCAACCGCGACCGCATGTTCGACCTGCGCTACCGCAAACCCACCCCCCTCCTGCCGCGCAGCGACGTCATGGAGGCCGCAGGACGCCTCGACTGGCGCGGCGAGGAGCTCCAGCCCCTCGACGAGCAGGCCGTACGGCGCGCCGCCCACCGCGCCAGAGCCGAAGGCTTCGACGCCGTCGCCGTCACCCTGCTGTTCTCCTACGTCAACCCCGCCCACGAGATCCGGGCGGGCCAGATCCTCACCGAGGAACTCGGCGACGACGTCCTGGTCGTCCTCAGCCACGAGGTCGCCAGAGAATGGCGCGAGTACGAGCGCACCTCCTCGGCCGTCCTCGAGGCCTACACCGGCCCCGTCGTCCGCGCCTACCTCGCCCGGATCGAGCAGCGCTTCGCCGAACGCGGCCTGACCGTGCCCGTCCACGTGATGCAGTCGTCAGGCGGCCTCGTCAACGCCGGCCACGCCATGAAACGCCCCCTGCAGACCCTCCTGTCCGGGCCCGTCGGCGGCACCATGGGCGGCGTCGCCGCCGCCCGCCTCCTCGGCAGGGACCCTGCCCACCAGAACGCCATCTGCGTCGACATGGGCGGCACCTCCTTCGACGTCTCCCTCGTCGTCGGCGGACGACCCGACGTCAGCGCCGAAGCCCACATCGAGGGCTTCCCCGTCCTGATGCCCATCGTCAACCTGCACACCATCGGCGCCGGCGGCGGCTCCATCGCCTACGCCGAGGCGGGTGCGCTGCGCGTCGGCCCGGAGTCGGCGGGCGCCGTACCGGGACCCGCCTGCTACGGCAGAGGCGGCACCCAGCCCACCGTCACCGACGCCAACGTCGTGCTCGGCCGCGTCGACCCCGCCTGGTTCGCCGGCGGCCTCATGCGGCTCGACACCGACGCCGCGAACGAGGCCGTCGCCACCCTCGCCGACGAGCTCCACCTGGACCCCCTCCAACTGGCCGAAGGCATCTGCGACGTCGCCAACGCCAAAATGGCACAGGCCATCCGCACCCTCACCGTCGAACACGGCGTCGAACCCCGCGAGTTCGCCCTCGTCGCCTTCGGCGGCGCCGGCGCCATGCACGCCGTCTTCATCGCCCGCGAACTCGGCATCGGCGAGGTCGTCGTCCCCCGCTTCCCCGGCGCCTTCTCCGCCTGGGGCATGCTCGAAGCCGACGTACGGCGCGACCTCACCCACCCCTACTTCCGCCAGCAGAACGACCTCGACGGCCACGACCTGGCCACCACCCTCGCCCAGCTGCACCGCCAGGCCGAGGCCGCCCTCACCGGCCAGGGCGTCCCCCAGACCAGGCAACGCGTCGAGCACGCCGTCGACATGCGCTACGAAGGCCAGGACTACACCCTCACCATCCCGCTCACCGGCGCCGACGAACCCACCGCCGACGACTTCCTCCAGACCATCGCCCAGCGCTACGCCGAAGCGCACACCAGCCGCTACGGCCACGCCACCCCCGAAGCCCCCGTCGAGTTCGTCATGCTGCGCAGCACCGGCTACGGCACCTTCCCCAAGAACGCCACCACCACGCCCACCACCGAGGCCCACCCGCCCGCCGTACGAAATGTGATCTTCGACGGGCAGGTCCACCGCACCCCCGTGCTGCGCAGAAGCGCCCTCGACGGCGAACTCGAAGGCCCCGCGATCATCGTCGAGGAGACCGCCACCACCGTCATCCCACCCGGCTGCCTCGCCGCCCCCGACGCCAACGGATTCCTGATCATCAAGGTGACCTCATGATCGACCCAGTGACCACAGAGATCATCCGCTGCGCCCTCCTGCAAGCCGCGGAGGACATGAACACCACCCTCATCCGCTCCTCCTACACCCCCGTCATCTACGAGGCCAAGGACTGCGCCGTCGCCCTCATGGACCGCGACCACAACGTCCTCGGACAGTCGAGCGGCCTGCCGATCTTCCTCGGCAACCTCGAGGTGTGCACCCGCGAAACCGAGCGCCTGTTCGGCCGCGAGATCTGGCAGGAAGGCGACGTCTGGGTCCTCAACGACTCCTACATCGGCGGCACCCACCTCAACGACGTCACCGTCTACGGCCCCATCTTCGTCGACGGCCAACTCGCCGGATTCGCCGCCTCCCGCGCCCACTGGCTCGACATGGGCTCCAAGGACCCCGGCGGCTCCATGGACTCCACCTCCATCTTCCAAGAAGGCCTCCGCATGGGCCCCACCAAGATCTACGAGGCCGGACGGCCCTGCCGCGACCCGCACGACATCATCGCCCGCAACGTCCGCTTCCCCCACGCCACCCTCGGCGACATGCGCGCCCAGGTCGCCTGCGCCATGACCGGACAACGCCGCCTCACCGAGATCGTCACCCGCTGGGGAATCGACACCGTCATGGCCGCCCGCGACGAGATCTTCGCCCAGACCGAACGCCTCGAACGCCAGGCCATCACCGCCATCCCCGACGGCACCTACACCGCCGGCGGCCACCTCGACAACGACGGCATCGACCTCGACACCCCCCTGCCCGTCAACGTCACCGTCACCGTCGAAGACGACACCGTCCACGTCGACCTCACCGACTGCGCCGACCAGACCACCGGACCCGTCAACTGCGGCGCCGCCCAAGCCGTCGCCGCCGTCCGCGTCGCCTACAAACTCCTCATCAGCGGCGACGTCCCCCTCAACGGCGGCTCCTTCCGCCCCCTCGACGTCACCACCCGACCCGGCTCCATGCTCGCCGCCCAGTCACCGGCCGCCTGCCAGTACTACTACTCCCACCTCGGCCTGCTCATCGACCTCGTCGTCAAAGCCCTCGCCCCCGTCCTGCCCGGCAAGGCCGCCGCCGCCTCCTACGGCGACTCCCTCATCGTCCAGTTCACCGGCACCGACCCCCGCACCGGCAAGCTCTACGTCTCCCAGGAGGCCACCGTCGGCGGCTGGGGCGCATGGGAAGGCGGCGACGGCGAAAGCGCCCTCATCAACAACGTCAACGGCTCCCTGCGCGACATGCCCATCGAAGTCCTCGAAACCCTCTTCCCCGTCCGCGTCACCCGCTACGAGATCCGCCCCGACACCGGCGGACACGGACAATGGCGCGGCGGCAACGGCGTCATCCGCGAATACGAATTCCGCGGCGACACCTCCCTGTCCCTGTGGTTCGAACGCTCCGTCACCCCCGCATGGGGCCTGGCCGGCGGCGCCGCCGGCGCACCACCCCGCGTCGTCCTCAACCCCGGCACCCCCCACGAACGCCACATGCTCAAAATCAACGCCCTGCCCGTCAAAGCCGGCGACGTCCTGCGCTGCGAATCAGGAGGCGGCGGCGGCTACGGCCCGGCCGCCCACCGCGCACCCGACGCCATCACCCACGACCTCGCCCAGGGCATGACCACCCGATAGCAAGCCCCCCGCCGCGCCGCGACCGGCGCGGCGGGGACCCCACCTACTCCGCCCTCCAAGGACTGTCAGGCGCCCACTCCCTGGCAGGACGCCACGACCTGGCCGCCCGCCTCCTCGCCACCGCCGCCACCACCCGCCGCGCCGTCGGCGCGCCCCTGCCACCAGCCGAACGCGGCGACGTCGACAGAATCGAGACCGGGTACGGCAGGCACGCGGCACCACCCGACGCCGCCCCATTTCCTTTCGATGAGGTTTTTGCAGTACTCGATGCGGAGGCGGCACAGGCCGGTGCCTTTACAATGTAGATCACTTCTTCGGTGGGACCCCGGCGGCCAGCACCTCCCGCATGTCCTCGGCGCCGACCTTTCTCCCGGGTCAACTTGCCGAGCATCCGCAGTGTTGCCCACAGCGGCTCCTCGACGGGGGCCGATTCCAGGTCGGCCGGCACCGCCGCGACCCGTCCGGGTTGGCCTGCCTTGCGGTCGCGGTGTGCGCGCCGACGCAGAACGCGCACGCGTGCACCCTTGGACACGTAGGCCGCCATCAGCTCCCGGTCGGCTACCGACCAGGCGGACGGCCCGTGCATCGCCTCGTGGGTGAACTCCTTGGCACGAGCGCCGTAGAAATCGGGCCGGTAGAAGACCAGCTTGGCGGCGTCCGGCACCGGGTGCCCGGACAACAGCCGGATGAGCGCGAACAGCAGCCTGGTTGCGAGGCCGTAACCATGATTGAGGATGTCAAGTCGCATGATCCGGCCTCCCCATGACGCTCGCTTCGGCCAGGGCGGGCCCCCGCGCGCGGCTACCCGACCTCTCCGCCGCGGTCATCGACGTCGCCACCACCGCCAGCCGCACGCTCCACTCAATCTGACCAAGCCCACGGCGATCTGACCGAAGTAGAGGATAGGTCGCTACCGTTACCCCGGGCAGTTCCGGGGGCCGACGCTCTGCCCTGCACCGACGATGGTGACCTGGGCAGGGCTTTCCGGCGCCGTGGCGGCGGTCGTGCACACGATCTGCTCGACGGCCAGTGTGGACAGTTCGCCGGCCGGAGTGGACAGGGTCACCACCAAGTGGCCGGCCGGCTCGGCGGTCACCGAGAACGGGCCGGCTTCGGGCGGGACATCGGTGGTGAGTCCGTGCGCCTGTTCCCTCGCGGTGGGTCCGGCTGCCAGCAGCACGAGCGTGTCCGCTTGGAACATTGGACGATCACTGGGCCGCGTTACCGCGCTGAGTCGGCCGTTCTTCACCAGATAGAGGGTGATCGTCGTGGTTGGTGCGACGCGTCCGCTCGGCGGGGCGACGCGTCCGCTCGGCGGGTCGCCGGCCCGAATGACGTCGCTGGGGCGCACGCCGCAGCCGGCCACGGCGACGAGCGATACGAGGCCCGCGGCGAGCACGCGGCGGGCGAGCCCGGTCCTCACTCGGGGCCTCCGTCCGGATCGTGTGCCCGGCGTGGCAGGCGCAGCGTGAACATGGCGCCGCCGTCCGGGGCGTTGGTGACGGTGAGGTCGCCTCGGTGCAGGCGCGCGTTCTCCCGCGCGATGGCCAGGCCCAGGCCGCTGCCCTCGGACCTGGCCCTGGCCGCGTTGGCCTTGTAGAACCGGTCGAACACGTGCGGCAGCACCGCCTCGTCCAGCCCCGGTCCGTGGTCGCGGACCTCGAGAGCGATCCAGTGCGCGTCAGCGCAAAGCCGTACCGACACCGGTGGCTCGCCGTGCCGCAGGGCGTTGCCGACCAGGTTCGCGAGGATGACGTCCACTCGCCGCGGGTCCAGCCGTGCCGTCACCGCGGGTGGAAGCTCGGTGTGCACCGGCTCCGACCAGCCCCGGACACGCAGGGTCGAGCGCACCAGCTCGGCCACGTCGACCTCGTTCAGCACGAGGGCCGCGACGCCGGAGTCGAACCTGCTGATCTCGATGAGGTCGTTCACCAGCCCGGTGAGGTTGAGCGTCTCCTGGCTGACCAGCCTGGCGGCCCTGCCGGCGGGCTCGGGCAGCCCGGCCGCCTCCTCGTCGAGGACGTCGGCGACCGCGGCGAGCGCGGCCAGCGGGGTGCGCAGCTCGTGGGACACGTCGGCCACGAACCGGCGGGCGTCGGCCTCCATCTCGCGAAGCTGCTTGACGTGCCGTTCCAGCTCCGCGGCGGTGTTGTTGAACGTGCGTGCCACGTCGGCCAGCTCATCGGAGCCGCTGACCGCGATCCTGGTCCGCATCTCGCCCTCGCCCAGCAGGCGTGCCGCCCGACCGAGCTCGCGCACCGGGCGCAGCACGCCACGGGTGGCCAGCAACGCGAGGACGACCGCGAACGCCAGGGCCGCCCCGCCGGTGAGCCAGGCGGATGCGGCGAGCCCGTCGATGCTGCGCTGTTCGGGCTGCAGGCTGCGCGCGGTGTAGACCTCGATGCCGGACACCCGCGTCGTCCGGTCCGGCTCGATGATCAGCAACGGCGTGCCGATGATCAGGATGGGCTCGCCCTGCCACACCACGCGTTGCCACGCGAAGTCGCCGCCGGTCACCGCCCGCCGCAGCCCCGGTGGAATCACCCCGGGATCCAGGATCGGCGCGTTCCCGCCCGGCCTCCGGCCCCCCGGTGGCGGGCCGGAGGCCGGCGGGCCGGGAGCCCCCGGCGGCCGGCGGACCGGCGAGTGCACCTCGTGGTAGATGGCGACCGCGGAGCTGTTCCCGTCGGTCACGGCGGCGGCGATCTTGCCGAGCTCGGCCGGGCCCGGCGCCGGACTCTGCAACGGGAAGAGCGCCTCCAGGCGGCTTTTCATCCCCTGCACCGCGGCATCCTGGGTCCGCTGCAGGATGTCGTTGCGGGCCTGGACGTAGATCCCGCCGGCCACCGCCGCCGCGGTGACCACACACAGCAGTGCGAAGGCGAACAACAGCCGGGCACGCAGCCCCAGGCTCGGCCGAGGTGTCACCGGCGGCTCACACCGGCCCGAACCGGTACCCGAACCCACGCACCGTCTGCACGTAGACGGGCGCCGCCGAGTCGTCCTCGATCTTCGCGCGCAACCGCTGCACGCACGCGTCCACGAGACGCGAGTCGCCGAAATACCCGTGCTCCCACACCGACTCCAGCAGCTGCTGGCGGCTGTGCACCCGGCCCGGCGTGCCGGAGAGCTCGAGCAGCAGGCGCAGCTCGGTCGGGGCGAGGCTGACCGGCACGCCGCGGTTGGCGACCACCAGCCCGGCCCGATCGATGGTCAGGTCCCCGTGCCGCTCCAGCTCCGCCTGGTCCCGGCCGATCCGCCGGAGCACCGCGCGAATGCGTGCCTCGAGCACCCTGGGCTGCACCGGCTTGACCACGTAGTCGTCGGCGCCCGCCTCCAACCCGGCCACCACGTCCATGTCGTCGCCGCGCGCGGTCACCATGATGATCGGTACCTCCCCGGCGGCCCGGATGCGGCGGCAGACCTCGAACCCGTCCATGCCAGGCAACATCAGATCGAGCACGACGACGTCGGGAAGGTCCGTACGCAGCCGGTCCAGCCCCTGCTCGCCGGACTCCACCGCGCGCACCCGGTGCCCATGCCGGGTCAGGGCCAGCTCAAGGCCCTCCCGCACGGCCGGGTCATCCTCGATCAACAACACTCGCGACACGCCGCCGAGTATCAACAGCACGCTCCATAACTCGCCCGCCGGTCAACCCCATCCACTGTCGGCCTGCCGTGTCCCCGCCTCGTTCGCGCCGTGTCATGGTTGTGTCACAGTCGCGCCGACGGTGGCCGCCGTCGAGAAACGGTGACATGCGGCGGACGACGCACGCACATTCGGCGCCAATCGTAGTTCGTCATGAACGAACCACGCACCATCCCACCTCGGCCCCGAGACCGGCTGTACGCCGCGGTCACGCTGGTGCTCGCCGTGGTCCTGCTGCCCGTGGCGTTCGTTCGCCATCCCGGCCGCGCCCGCGAACTGGCCTGCCGCTGGGCGTTGGGGATGCGATTCCCCGCCGAGGACCTCACCGGGCTCACCGACGGCGCCATGGCGGCGTTCACAGCGGCGCGCACCGAGGCGCTCTGGCGTCACGGCCAGCTCATCGGCCTCACCTCGGGATACCGCGATCCCCTAGTCCAACAACGGATGTTCGACGATGAGGTGCGCCGCTCCGGCTCCCCTGCCTCGGCACGAATGCTCGTGCTACCACCGGCGGAATCCAGCCACGTCAAGGGCATCGCGCTGGACGTGCGCCCCCACGAAGGCGCGCGCTGGCTCGAGGAACACGGCGCCCGCTACGACCTCTACCGCATGTACGACAACGAGTGGTGGCACTTCGAGTACCGCCCAGACCGCGGCGGCACGCCACCACCACGACGACCCCACCCCGGCGTGGGCTACGTCATGGAGAACGTGGACCAGATGTAGCCCAGGTCCGGGTCCACCCATGTATGCGAAGTGGGGACGTTGACGGGTTTGCGCCCGAGAACCGAACAGGTAATCCGACCAGCGCGCCCAAGGGTTCGGCCCGGGCATTCAACAGCGGTATCGACCGGGTGCTCGGAGAGGGGTCAGGGGTATGTCATCGGGGAGTAACAACAAGTCCGGATTGCTGGGATGGCGCCTGCAAGCAGCGCGCGAGATGGCGTTTGCAGGGTGGGAGGAAGAGCTCGCGGTTTTCAACGCGGCGTTGTACGGCGGCGGCTGCAGCGTTCTGTACGTGCACGGTCCCGGCGGCATCGGGACGTCGGCCCTGTTGCGGCGGTTCGCTCACGAGGCGGCGGTGGCGGGGCGGCCGATGTCCATGGTGGACGGGCGCATGTTGGAGCCGTCGCCGGCGGGTGCTGCCGCCGTATCGCGGAAACTCGCCGGTGATGGATTTGATCCAGTGGCGAGTGATCGGCAATTGTTCGCGGCCGAGCGGATCCGATCGACGGCCTGCGTGAGGGTCCGCGCTCGGTCAAGTTCCACCCGGGCGCTGTCCGTCACGTTCCTCCACGGCACGCCCACCCAGGAGCTGGCCGCGGAACGACTCGGCGTCCCTTCCACCAGCTACCGCCGCCATCTGACGGCCGGCATCGAACGTGTCTGCGCCGACCTGTGGCACCGGGAGCTGTATGGCACCGACGCACCGGCGTACCGATCCACCTGAGCCGCCACATCGTGCCGCGACCGAGGGTGTGTCAGCCGGCCAGCGCGAAGCCGGCCGCTGCCTCCGCGTGCAGCCGGGCGCTCGGCAGCACCGGGATGGCGGTGTCCTTCTCACTGATCAGGAGCTCGATCTCCGTGCAGCCGAGGATGACGCCTTCGGCGCCGTCGTCCGCGAGATCGGCGACTATCCGGGCGTACGCGTCCCTGGACGATTCCCGGATCACCCCGCGCACCAGCTCGTCGAAGATCACGCGATGGACCAGTTCCCGCTGCTCCCG
This window of the Nonomuraea africana genome carries:
- a CDS encoding hydantoinase/oxoprolinase family protein, which encodes MTYRVAMDIGGTFTDVVCYDEQSGAVVASKAPTTPADLAEGVFAALGRVVADPARISFFVHGTTQGLNALLERKGARVLLLTSTGARDVYQIARGNRDRMFDLRYRKPTPLLPRSDVMEAAGRLDWRGEELQPLDEQAVRRAAHRARAEGFDAVAVTLLFSYVNPAHEIRAGQILTEELGDDVLVVLSHEVAREWREYERTSSAVLEAYTGPVVRAYLARIEQRFAERGLTVPVHVMQSSGGLVNAGHAMKRPLQTLLSGPVGGTMGGVAAARLLGRDPAHQNAICVDMGGTSFDVSLVVGGRPDVSAEAHIEGFPVLMPIVNLHTIGAGGGSIAYAEAGALRVGPESAGAVPGPACYGRGGTQPTVTDANVVLGRVDPAWFAGGLMRLDTDAANEAVATLADELHLDPLQLAEGICDVANAKMAQAIRTLTVEHGVEPREFALVAFGGAGAMHAVFIARELGIGEVVVPRFPGAFSAWGMLEADVRRDLTHPYFRQQNDLDGHDLATTLAQLHRQAEAALTGQGVPQTRQRVEHAVDMRYEGQDYTLTIPLTGADEPTADDFLQTIAQRYAEAHTSRYGHATPEAPVEFVMLRSTGYGTFPKNATTTPTTEAHPPAVRNVIFDGQVHRTPVLRRSALDGELEGPAIIVEETATTVIPPGCLAAPDANGFLIIKVTS
- the vanY-N gene encoding D,D-peptidase/D,D-carboxypeptidase VanY-N; the protein is MNEPRTIPPRPRDRLYAAVTLVLAVVLLPVAFVRHPGRARELACRWALGMRFPAEDLTGLTDGAMAAFTAARTEALWRHGQLIGLTSGYRDPLVQQRMFDDEVRRSGSPASARMLVLPPAESSHVKGIALDVRPHEGARWLEEHGARYDLYRMYDNEWWHFEYRPDRGGTPPPRRPHPGVGYVMENVDQM
- a CDS encoding NAD(P)/FAD-dependent oxidoreductase, giving the protein MIDIIVAGGGPAGLATAIHAALAGMDVVVVEPRTAPVDKACGEGLMPGGVAALQAIGVRVDGHPLHGIDYVDAATRARAAFGHAPGRGVRRTALHAALSARAADLGIPTITGKITHLRQDEHGVEAAGLRARWLVAADGLHSPLRAWLNLGRPDRRPPRYGLRRHYRLAPWSDYVEVHWSPAGEAYVTPVADDLVGVAILTSRRRGFDEHLTAFPTLLPRLAGPAATSVRGAGPLRQRVRSRLAGRVLLVGDAAGYTDALTGEGLCLATLSARALVGCLAAGRPQDYERAWRRLSRTHRLLTGALLSAAHRPRAARLVVPAAARLPALFTAVVRALA
- a CDS encoding ATP-binding protein — encoded protein: MTPRPSLGLRARLLFAFALLCVVTAAAVAGGIYVQARNDILQRTQDAAVQGMKSRLEALFPLQSPAPGPAELGKIAAAVTDGNSSAVAIYHEVHSPVRRPPGAPGPPASGPPPGGRRPGGNAPILDPGVIPPGLRRAVTGGDFAWQRVVWQGEPILIIGTPLLIIEPDRTTRVSGIEVYTARSLQPEQRSIDGLAASAWLTGGAALAFAVVLALLATRGVLRPVRELGRAARLLGEGEMRTRIAVSGSDELADVARTFNNTAAELERHVKQLREMEADARRFVADVSHELRTPLAALAAVADVLDEEAAGLPEPAGRAARLVSQETLNLTGLVNDLIEISRFDSGVAALVLNEVDVAELVRSTLRVRGWSEPVHTELPPAVTARLDPRRVDVILANLVGNALRHGEPPVSVRLCADAHWIALEVRDHGPGLDEAVLPHVFDRFYKANAARARSEGSGLGLAIARENARLHRGDLTVTNAPDGGAMFTLRLPRRAHDPDGGPE
- a CDS encoding isoprenylcysteine carboxyl methyltransferase family protein; the protein is MPWYSLLIVLVGLERLAELVVARRNTRWSMARGALVRGQRHYPWMVALHTGLLAGCLLEVHLAGRPFVPALGWPMLALVVAAQALRWWCIRALGPRWNTQVIVVPGLPLVRSGPYRFAWLPHPNYVAVAVEGAALPLVHTAWITALTFTLLNAALMVVRIRCENQALATLAGRPRPATP
- a CDS encoding hydantoinase B/oxoprolinase family protein, coding for MIDPVTTEIIRCALLQAAEDMNTTLIRSSYTPVIYEAKDCAVALMDRDHNVLGQSSGLPIFLGNLEVCTRETERLFGREIWQEGDVWVLNDSYIGGTHLNDVTVYGPIFVDGQLAGFAASRAHWLDMGSKDPGGSMDSTSIFQEGLRMGPTKIYEAGRPCRDPHDIIARNVRFPHATLGDMRAQVACAMTGQRRLTEIVTRWGIDTVMAARDEIFAQTERLERQAITAIPDGTYTAGGHLDNDGIDLDTPLPVNVTVTVEDDTVHVDLTDCADQTTGPVNCGAAQAVAAVRVAYKLLISGDVPLNGGSFRPLDVTTRPGSMLAAQSPAACQYYYSHLGLLIDLVVKALAPVLPGKAAAASYGDSLIVQFTGTDPRTGKLYVSQEATVGGWGAWEGGDGESALINNVNGSLRDMPIEVLETLFPVRVTRYEIRPDTGGHGQWRGGNGVIREYEFRGDTSLSLWFERSVTPAWGLAGGAAGAPPRVVLNPGTPHERHMLKINALPVKAGDVLRCESGGGGGYGPAAHRAPDAITHDLAQGMTTR
- a CDS encoding response regulator, yielding MSRVLLIEDDPAVREGLELALTRHGHRVRAVESGEQGLDRLRTDLPDVVVLDLMLPGMDGFEVCRRIRAAGEVPIIMVTARGDDMDVVAGLEAGADDYVVKPVQPRVLEARIRAVLRRIGRDQAELERHGDLTIDRAGLVVANRGVPVSLAPTELRLLLELSGTPGRVHSRQQLLESVWEHGYFGDSRLVDACVQRLRAKIEDDSAAPVYVQTVRGFGYRFGPV